A stretch of the Candidatus Zixiibacteriota bacterium genome encodes the following:
- a CDS encoding glycosyltransferase family 4 protein translates to MASVIRYYDGVGSVAVIGNYLPRQCGIATFTTDLVEALSAEAPDINCWAVAMNDKPEGYAYPGKVRFVINQNRLADYGVASEFLNIGQTGIVCVQHEYGIFGGPAGSHLLKLLGELRMPIVTTLHTVLKDPLPEYREVMNKLAELSDKLIVMSQKACDFLRDVYAVPEAKIAFIHHGIPDMPFIDPNFYKDKFGVEGKKVLLTFGLLSPNKGVEYVLQALPAVIKEHPDITYIILGATHPHIIKEHGEEYRISLQQLVRKLNISDHVIFHNRFVALKELCEFLGAADIYVTPYLEECQITSGTLAYAMGTGKAVISTPYWYATEMLADGRGIIVPFKSPGAIADNINDLLDNDANLHTMRKRAYVFCREATWKEVSRRYLEVFSEVQLNRSQHPRPRHTYIENIKSITNFELPEMKLDHLKSLTDDTGILQHATHTVPDRGHGYCTDDNARAMMVAAMGREYLDTSSKCFDSLCSQYLSFLMHSFNDENGRFRNFMTYDRQWSEEVGSEDAHGRALWGLGESVAFLGNPGQKAMSMTLFSKAIKAVEHFESPRAIAFALVGIHAYLQKFSGDSEVRRVREITANRLFDQFNSNATESWPWLENALNYANGKLSHALLLSGQWMQRSDMVDMGVRSLKWLLTIQTEDDHFVPIGNNGWYEKGGTKARFDQQPIEANAMIGACVEAYNITRDRIWIDNAAMCFNWFLGHNDLNTPLYDPKTGGCRDGLMADGINQNEGAESTLAWLLSLMTLQKLHADEILRQPSSQPIG, encoded by the coding sequence ATGGCATCTGTTATTCGGTATTATGATGGAGTCGGCTCCGTTGCCGTAATCGGCAACTATTTGCCCCGCCAGTGCGGTATTGCGACATTCACTACTGATCTGGTTGAAGCCTTATCGGCAGAGGCGCCCGATATTAACTGCTGGGCGGTTGCCATGAATGACAAACCCGAGGGATATGCATATCCTGGGAAAGTGCGATTCGTAATCAACCAGAACAGACTTGCCGATTACGGTGTGGCATCGGAGTTTCTCAATATCGGCCAGACTGGTATTGTCTGCGTGCAGCATGAATACGGTATTTTCGGCGGACCGGCCGGCAGCCATCTCCTGAAACTTCTCGGAGAGCTTCGCATGCCGATCGTGACAACGCTGCATACGGTATTGAAAGATCCACTTCCAGAATATCGTGAGGTTATGAACAAGCTGGCTGAACTGTCCGACAAACTTATAGTGATGAGCCAGAAAGCTTGCGATTTCCTCAGAGATGTTTATGCAGTTCCGGAGGCGAAAATCGCCTTCATCCATCATGGCATTCCGGATATGCCTTTCATTGATCCAAACTTTTACAAAGATAAGTTCGGAGTGGAAGGGAAAAAGGTGCTTCTCACATTCGGCCTTCTTTCCCCCAATAAGGGTGTTGAATATGTGCTGCAGGCGCTACCGGCCGTCATCAAAGAACATCCCGATATTACCTACATTATCCTGGGAGCAACACATCCGCATATTATAAAAGAGCATGGGGAGGAATACCGTATCAGTCTGCAGCAGCTCGTACGCAAACTCAATATCAGCGATCATGTCATTTTTCATAACCGGTTTGTGGCACTGAAAGAGTTGTGTGAGTTTCTCGGCGCCGCTGATATATATGTCACCCCTTATCTTGAAGAATGCCAGATTACATCAGGGACGCTCGCCTATGCCATGGGAACCGGCAAAGCAGTTATATCAACTCCGTACTGGTATGCGACCGAGATGCTCGCCGACGGACGGGGAATAATCGTTCCATTCAAGAGCCCCGGTGCCATAGCGGATAATATTAATGACCTCCTTGACAACGATGCGAACCTGCATACCATGCGCAAGAGGGCCTATGTATTCTGTCGCGAAGCTACCTGGAAAGAGGTTTCCCGAAGATATCTCGAGGTCTTCAGCGAGGTTCAGCTCAACCGTTCCCAGCACCCCCGCCCCCGACACACGTATATTGAAAACATCAAATCCATCACAAATTTCGAGCTCCCGGAGATGAAACTTGATCACCTGAAAAGCCTGACCGATGATACTGGCATCTTGCAACATGCCACCCATACCGTTCCGGATCGTGGTCATGGTTACTGCACTGATGACAATGCCAGAGCCATGATGGTTGCTGCCATGGGCCGGGAATATCTGGATACCAGCAGCAAGTGCTTCGATTCGCTCTGCAGCCAGTATCTCAGCTTTCTAATGCACTCCTTCAATGACGAGAATGGAAGGTTCCGCAATTTCATGACCTATGACCGGCAGTGGAGTGAGGAGGTGGGTTCCGAGGATGCTCACGGCAGAGCGCTCTGGGGCCTGGGCGAGTCCGTTGCTTTTCTTGGCAATCCCGGACAGAAGGCTATGAGCATGACGCTCTTCAGTAAAGCAATTAAAGCTGTGGAACACTTCGAATCGCCCCGAGCTATCGCTTTTGCCCTGGTGGGCATTCACGCCTACCTGCAAAAATTCTCAGGCGACAGTGAAGTACGCAGAGTTCGAGAGATCACTGCAAACAGACTTTTCGATCAGTTCAATAGCAACGCAACAGAAAGCTGGCCCTGGCTGGAAAACGCTCTAAACTATGCCAACGGAAAGCTGTCACATGCCCTGCTCCTATCCGGCCAATGGATGCAGCGTAGTGACATGGTCGATATGGGAGTCAGATCGCTCAAATGGTTACTCACTATCCAGACCGAAGACGACCATTTCGTACCCATCGGCAATAACGGGTGGTATGAGAAAGGTGGCACAAAGGCCAGATTCGATCAGCAGCCAATTGAGGCCAATGCTATGATAGGAGCCTGCGTCGAAGCCTACAATATCACGCGAGACAGAATCTGGATCGACAATGCCGCCATGTGCTTTAACTGGTTTCTTGGACACAACGACCTGAATACGCCACTTTATGATCCGAAGACTGGCGGCTGCCGTGACGGGTTGATGGCCGACGGCATCAACCAGAATGAAGGTGCCGAATCGACGCTCGCATGGCTGCTTTCGCTGATGACTTTGCAGAAGCTCCATGCCGACGAGATTCTAAGACAACCATCGTCCCAACCAATCGGTTAG
- a CDS encoding DUF2924 domain-containing protein: protein MNTATYKEIRELSRMTVGELREKYLEVFGEESRSRHKEFLRKRIAWRLQALAEGDLSERARKRAEELANDADLRMRAPRDSAGLGSAEVMARTTKNCISSSRDKRLPLPGTLLVREFQGRDILVKVLDSGFEFNDRRYKSLSAIAREITGSRWNGFLFFGISGGGTGNGGNRSSVKRNA, encoded by the coding sequence ATGAATACAGCAACATACAAGGAGATTCGGGAACTCTCGCGAATGACGGTAGGAGAACTCCGGGAGAAGTATCTCGAAGTCTTCGGTGAGGAGAGCCGCTCCCGTCACAAAGAGTTTCTCCGAAAGCGCATCGCCTGGCGGCTTCAGGCGTTGGCCGAAGGCGACCTTTCCGAGCGAGCACGTAAGCGCGCAGAGGAGTTGGCTAACGACGCAGACCTCCGAATGCGTGCACCGCGTGATTCAGCAGGGCTTGGCTCTGCTGAAGTGATGGCGAGAACAACCAAGAATTGTATTTCATCCTCCCGAGATAAAAGGCTGCCTCTGCCGGGGACGCTTCTCGTCCGCGAGTTCCAAGGCAGAGACATCTTGGTCAAAGTCCTCGACAGCGGTTTCGAGTTTAATGATCGCCGCTACAAATCCCTCTCCGCGATTGCACGCGAGATCACCGGCAGCAGGTGGAACGGATTCCTTTTCTTTGGAATCAGTGGTGGCGGAACTGGTAATGGCGGCAACCGCAGTTCCGTGAAGAGGAACGCATGA
- a CDS encoding sigma-54 factor interaction domain-containing protein, with translation MVKKAQHTQTKQRVKVNDRYERFLEYRLTAAETAYEWFVKSRWMSPYQSGLEEQAQYPERWREYCDEDRLWGITKQGVYFAIDECIDNDDPVLILGATGTGKELVCNAIHRHSKSRKGPLKKANLAGLPTELLSSELFGHVKGAFTGANKDRQGAIELADGGTLFLDEIGDLTPEAQKKLLRFLQDGSYERVGEAGKQMKVDVRIIAATNREIDKAECRQELKFRDDLYYRLCGIPIRMAPLRKTFAEIAYLTARFLVESNQEGRERISCLPFDFVVNMLLYGWLGNVRQLEHTLRFVFRRVRKKLIEYKKVKKFIKQEKLPSTGYEYLRSCMTEFSSAFFDYIGGEETAGLVEDVDGTIVPELPFGYKCYVGVPLSLDIVCARIQAVPFISASTGHLQSPSLVYLRLLADHIGKNKTFRNLAPQYSKVHKSDDSRRQPRPLSAKVSDYTQDKFRVALENFKTEYFGRLFEANPTATNTSIVQQTGADPATVAKYRNAWQEKTTGK, from the coding sequence ATGGTTAAGAAGGCCCAACATACGCAGACCAAGCAGCGTGTCAAGGTTAACGACAGGTATGAGCGATTCCTCGAGTACAGATTAACAGCCGCCGAAACGGCATACGAGTGGTTCGTTAAATCACGATGGATGAGTCCCTATCAGAGTGGACTTGAAGAGCAGGCTCAGTATCCAGAACGATGGCGGGAGTATTGTGATGAAGATCGACTGTGGGGCATCACAAAACAGGGAGTGTATTTTGCCATTGATGAGTGTATTGACAATGACGACCCGGTACTCATTCTGGGTGCAACTGGCACTGGTAAGGAACTTGTGTGCAACGCCATCCATAGACACAGCAAGAGTAGGAAAGGACCTCTCAAAAAAGCCAATTTGGCGGGACTTCCAACTGAGCTTCTTTCTTCGGAGTTGTTTGGCCATGTTAAAGGAGCGTTTACCGGCGCTAACAAGGACAGACAGGGAGCCATTGAGCTTGCAGACGGAGGCACACTGTTCCTGGATGAAATCGGTGACTTGACGCCCGAAGCGCAGAAGAAACTGCTACGATTCCTCCAGGACGGGAGCTATGAGAGAGTCGGCGAAGCGGGGAAGCAGATGAAAGTCGATGTTCGCATTATTGCTGCAACTAACCGGGAAATCGACAAGGCGGAATGCAGGCAGGAACTCAAGTTTCGCGATGACCTGTACTACAGACTGTGCGGCATACCGATCAGGATGGCTCCACTCCGAAAAACGTTCGCAGAGATCGCGTACCTGACAGCGCGCTTCCTTGTAGAGTCAAATCAGGAAGGGAGAGAGCGCATATCTTGCTTGCCTTTTGATTTCGTGGTGAACATGCTCTTGTATGGCTGGCTCGGTAACGTGAGGCAGCTGGAGCATACGCTGAGATTTGTGTTCCGCCGCGTCCGTAAGAAGTTGATCGAGTACAAGAAAGTGAAGAAGTTCATCAAACAGGAAAAACTCCCCAGCACCGGGTATGAATACTTGCGATCGTGTATGACAGAATTCTCAAGTGCTTTCTTTGACTATATCGGAGGTGAAGAAACAGCTGGGCTCGTGGAAGATGTGGACGGTACAATTGTACCTGAACTACCTTTCGGCTACAAATGCTACGTCGGCGTCCCACTGTCTCTGGACATCGTCTGCGCACGTATTCAAGCGGTACCATTTATCTCGGCGAGTACCGGTCATTTGCAGTCTCCCAGTTTAGTATACCTAAGACTGCTGGCGGACCATATCGGCAAGAATAAGACATTCCGGAATTTGGCACCACAGTATTCGAAAGTCCACAAATCCGATGATTCAAGAAGACAACCGCGGCCGCTGTCAGCGAAGGTATCAGATTACACGCAAGACAAATTCCGAGTGGCATTAGAGAATTTCAAGACCGAGTATTTCGGGAGACTGTTCGAAGCAAATCCCACTGCAACCAATACCTCGATAGTACAGCAGACCGGTGCTGATCCAGCGACAGTTGCGAAGTATCGAAATGCCTGGCAAGAAAAAACCACTGGGAAATGA
- a CDS encoding glycoside hydrolase family 130 protein: protein MTINDCIIKRYDKNPILTKDDIPYPVVTVHNAGIVKHDDRYIMLFRSHRHNGRSIIGRADSEDGFSFTVHPKPFLTPAVDSSFAEYEEFGVEDLRICPVEDDYLLTYSAYSRNGVRIALARTRDFDKVERIALITQADLRNVVIFPAKFGGRYVRLDRPHSEISPWSIWISYSPDLVHWGDSRVIMKPVPYHWDEMKIGPGAPPFRTDKGWLHIYHGVFKTMAGAVYRLGVALHDLNDPAKIVGVSDQWILQPEAPWEVSGYVPNVVFTCGAVPEDDGTVKIYWGGADTVMCVGTAVIDDLVELCLTNTRSAL from the coding sequence ATGACTATTAACGATTGCATTATAAAGCGCTACGATAAGAACCCGATTCTCACAAAGGACGATATCCCCTACCCTGTAGTCACAGTTCATAATGCTGGCATCGTCAAACATGACGACCGCTACATTATGCTTTTCAGATCGCACAGGCATAACGGGCGCTCCATCATCGGCAGGGCTGACAGCGAGGACGGTTTCTCCTTCACGGTTCATCCCAAACCCTTTCTCACACCTGCAGTGGACAGTTCATTTGCGGAATATGAAGAGTTCGGAGTCGAGGACCTTAGGATCTGTCCCGTAGAGGACGACTACCTGCTCACCTACAGCGCATATTCACGTAACGGCGTTCGGATTGCTCTTGCGCGTACCAGGGATTTTGATAAAGTTGAACGCATTGCTCTTATAACCCAGGCCGACCTTCGTAACGTCGTCATTTTTCCCGCAAAGTTCGGTGGCCGGTATGTGCGTCTTGACCGGCCGCATTCGGAAATCTCACCCTGGTCTATCTGGATATCCTATTCCCCCGACCTTGTTCACTGGGGCGACTCACGCGTGATTATGAAGCCGGTTCCTTATCACTGGGATGAAATGAAAATTGGGCCCGGTGCGCCGCCTTTCAGAACCGACAAGGGCTGGCTGCATATTTACCATGGTGTGTTTAAGACTATGGCCGGTGCGGTGTATCGCCTTGGAGTGGCCCTGCACGATCTTAATGATCCGGCGAAAATCGTCGGCGTTTCCGATCAGTGGATACTGCAGCCTGAAGCCCCATGGGAGGTGAGCGGCTACGTGCCCAATGTTGTTTTTACATGCGGAGCTGTTCCTGAAGACGACGGTACGGTGAAAATATACTGGGGCGGCGCTGATACCGTCATGTGCGTCGGCACGGCAGTGATTGATGACCTTGTAGAGTTATGTCTTACAAATACCAGGTCAGCACTGTAA
- a CDS encoding glycosyltransferase family 4 protein, which produces MRVAMLSPIAWRTPPRHYGPWESVVSLLTEGLVSRGYNVTLFATADSETSGKLHAVCARGYEEDQSVVPKVWECLHISELFEHADEFDIVHNNFDFLPLTYTGFITTPVVSTIHGFSSPGILPVYKKYNGKVFYVSISDADRSPELDYIKTIHHGIDISQFDFQPDPDDYLLFFGRIHHDKGAREALEIARVCNRKLILAGIIQDDAYYRQHIEPHLDNNSVVYVGSVGPVQRNQLLGKTTALLHPINFNEPFGLSVIESMACGTPVIAFNKGSMPELIENGKSGFLVNTVNEAIDAVAHIGDIERACCRRRVEQYFTTSRMVEEYIQVYETILEKTEKEEHRH; this is translated from the coding sequence ATGCGCGTTGCGATGCTTTCACCGATTGCCTGGCGCACGCCGCCACGACACTACGGTCCGTGGGAAAGTGTCGTCTCCCTTTTGACCGAAGGGTTGGTTTCGCGCGGCTATAATGTTACCCTTTTCGCAACTGCCGATTCGGAGACAAGCGGCAAGCTGCATGCCGTTTGCGCGCGGGGCTATGAAGAAGACCAGTCTGTTGTGCCAAAAGTATGGGAGTGCCTGCATATTTCGGAGCTCTTTGAGCATGCTGACGAGTTTGATATTGTTCACAACAATTTCGACTTCCTGCCCTTAACCTATACTGGCTTTATCACCACCCCGGTCGTTAGTACTATTCATGGCTTTTCATCGCCCGGGATTCTGCCTGTTTACAAAAAATACAATGGCAAAGTGTTCTATGTTTCCATCAGCGACGCCGATCGGTCGCCAGAGCTTGACTACATCAAGACTATACATCACGGCATAGATATAAGCCAGTTTGATTTTCAGCCTGATCCAGACGATTATCTGCTCTTTTTCGGGCGCATTCACCACGACAAGGGCGCCAGAGAAGCCCTTGAAATTGCCAGGGTTTGCAACAGAAAGCTGATCTTGGCGGGAATCATTCAGGATGATGCCTACTATCGCCAGCACATCGAACCGCACCTGGACAACAACAGTGTTGTTTATGTCGGTAGCGTCGGGCCGGTTCAGCGCAATCAGCTTCTTGGTAAGACAACCGCGCTTCTGCACCCCATCAATTTCAATGAGCCGTTCGGCCTGTCTGTTATAGAATCCATGGCTTGCGGTACTCCGGTGATCGCTTTTAACAAGGGAAGCATGCCCGAACTTATAGAGAACGGCAAAAGTGGTTTTCTCGTGAATACAGTGAATGAGGCGATAGACGCTGTTGCACATATAGGAGATATTGAGAGGGCATGCTGCCGTCGCCGCGTCGAGCAGTATTTCACTACCAGTCGGATGGTTGAAGAGTATATTCAGGTCTATGAGACGATTCTCGAAAAGACGGAAAAAGAGGAGCATCGGCACTGA
- a CDS encoding sigma-70 family RNA polymerase sigma factor: MGSKSRIEGIDEYATQLVEYKVGELIGRYGFTESDRDDLVQELKLDLLRRLPKFNPARAQRSTFIDRVVNHAIATIIKARTAGLRDYRLCRCSLDDLLEDDEGCSVKRMETFDCEDCQLRTGKLSRPVVEMLELSICVQQAMEQLPPDLRELCQRLMNYTVTRISCETGIPRGTIYDLIKKIRTVFKEAGLGDYV; this comes from the coding sequence ATGGGATCCAAAAGTCGCATTGAAGGAATCGACGAGTATGCCACTCAACTCGTCGAGTACAAGGTGGGGGAGTTAATTGGACGTTACGGCTTCACCGAATCTGACCGAGATGACTTGGTACAAGAACTCAAACTCGACCTGCTTCGCCGGCTTCCGAAATTTAACCCAGCACGCGCCCAGCGTAGCACTTTCATTGATCGCGTGGTTAACCACGCAATCGCCACAATAATTAAAGCTCGGACAGCAGGCCTCCGGGACTATCGTCTGTGCCGTTGCTCCTTAGATGACCTGCTGGAAGACGATGAGGGTTGCTCCGTCAAGCGGATGGAGACTTTCGACTGCGAAGACTGTCAGCTTCGTACAGGTAAGCTATCACGGCCAGTAGTTGAGATGCTGGAACTATCCATTTGCGTTCAACAGGCAATGGAGCAACTCCCACCCGATTTGCGCGAACTGTGCCAGCGTCTCATGAACTACACCGTAACAAGGATCTCCTGCGAGACAGGTATACCACGCGGGACGATTTACGACTTGATCAAGAAGATACGCACAGTCTTCAAGGAAGCCGGATTGGGTGATTACGTATAA
- a CDS encoding glycoside hydrolase family 130 protein, with protein MHPKIKRKKRKILGESSRVIARLHMPDGAYRIPKIIQRIVDLPDTTAGNLLEEIMLDFSERHRDIKRVFKLHLNKVRDYVPRNTVLSETKGALIGAYFTMEYSIESAALFNPSIVPHPDQSQLDKGSLRFIMSLRATGEGHVSSLVFRSGHLDQDNTILFDPISEYVETPDLHVDAVYDRHLFQLKLCEMDTGNEIAAYVLNHLPEFFTYNELREKIGALTSQPIFSEVRQNETFEVMYWLANSNYEMSFRPDHPISERVIFPVSENESRGIEDARLVRFIDDNGEVTYYATYTAYNGFNILSQLIETKDFIKFNVLTLNGKAVQNKGMALFPRKIDDRYVMLARQDGENNHIMFSDNIHFWQESRIIQEPTHPWEFIQVGNCGSPLETDEGWIVLTHGVGPMREYCIGAMLLDLDNPAKIIARLDEPLLAPREEEREGYVPNVVYTCGAIIHNNELVIPYAMSDVMSGIATVGVSDLINCMRVLAD; from the coding sequence ATGCATCCAAAAATCAAACGCAAAAAGAGAAAAATCCTGGGTGAATCCTCACGTGTCATTGCCAGGCTTCATATGCCCGACGGCGCGTATCGCATACCTAAGATCATTCAACGCATAGTTGACTTGCCTGACACAACAGCCGGAAACTTGCTTGAAGAAATTATGCTTGATTTTTCCGAACGGCACAGAGACATCAAACGCGTTTTTAAGCTTCACTTGAATAAGGTAAGAGACTATGTCCCTCGGAATACCGTACTCAGCGAGACCAAAGGGGCTCTTATCGGAGCCTATTTTACCATGGAGTACTCCATTGAATCGGCTGCCCTTTTTAACCCTTCAATTGTTCCCCACCCTGATCAGAGCCAACTTGACAAAGGCAGCTTGCGCTTTATTATGAGCCTGCGGGCAACCGGCGAAGGTCATGTTTCTTCTCTTGTATTTCGCAGCGGTCATCTTGACCAGGACAATACGATTCTCTTTGATCCCATTAGCGAATATGTAGAAACACCGGATCTCCATGTAGATGCGGTTTACGACCGGCATCTTTTCCAGCTGAAGCTCTGCGAAATGGACACCGGCAATGAGATAGCAGCATATGTACTTAATCATCTGCCGGAATTCTTCACCTACAATGAACTAAGGGAGAAGATTGGAGCGCTTACCTCGCAACCCATTTTCTCTGAGGTGCGCCAAAACGAGACCTTCGAGGTCATGTACTGGCTTGCGAATTCCAATTATGAGATGAGTTTCCGACCCGATCACCCAATTTCCGAACGGGTTATCTTTCCGGTTTCGGAAAACGAAAGCAGAGGCATCGAAGACGCCCGGTTAGTGCGGTTCATTGATGACAACGGTGAGGTTACCTATTATGCGACGTATACAGCCTATAACGGCTTTAATATCCTCTCGCAGCTAATTGAAACAAAGGATTTTATCAAATTTAACGTTTTGACCCTCAATGGCAAGGCGGTACAGAACAAGGGCATGGCTCTTTTTCCGCGCAAGATTGATGATCGCTACGTCATGCTCGCGCGCCAGGACGGAGAAAACAATCACATCATGTTTTCAGACAATATCCACTTTTGGCAGGAATCCAGAATCATACAGGAACCAACACACCCCTGGGAATTCATTCAGGTCGGCAACTGCGGCTCACCCCTGGAAACTGATGAAGGATGGATCGTACTCACCCACGGTGTCGGGCCCATGCGTGAGTACTGCATTGGCGCCATGCTGCTTGATCTTGACAACCCTGCAAAAATCATCGCACGCCTGGATGAGCCGTTACTTGCGCCGCGTGAGGAAGAGCGTGAGGGATATGTCCCCAATGTCGTTTATACCTGCGGTGCTATCATCCATAATAACGAGTTGGTTATTCCCTATGCCATGTCTGACGTCATGTCTGGCATAGCAACCGTTGGAGTAAGTGATTTAATCAACTGCATGCGCGTGCTGGCGGATTGA